From the genome of Scytonema hofmannii PCC 7110, one region includes:
- a CDS encoding phosphotransacetylase family protein, producing the protein MPKFTKYLLIGSTEAYCGKSATILGLSHQLQQKGLDIAYGKPLGTCWNKSLDSLVEEDVQFITTSLNLPENRIAPTMLNLDEITVQKCLQGLDQTDYQKSLEQQYSRMQLGDLVLLEGPGNLDEGSLFNLSLLQVAEVVNASVLLVARYKSLLSVEPLISAKQLIGDRLIGVVINDIPTEHLSTANTTMRSFLEQQSIPVLGLLPKSDLLRSVSVHELAKQLNAEVLCCSDRLDLMVESLAIGAMNVNAAVKYFNMRRNMAVVTGGDRVEIQQAALETSTHCLILTGQLPPPSFILSRAEELEIPILSVDLDTLTTVEIINRAFGNVRLHEPIKVQCIRHFMAEHFDIDRLLSLLDFNPAAALQ; encoded by the coding sequence AACAATTCTTGGTTTATCTCATCAACTTCAGCAAAAAGGGCTTGATATTGCTTACGGTAAACCATTAGGGACGTGTTGGAACAAGTCCTTGGACAGTTTGGTTGAAGAAGATGTTCAGTTCATTACAACTAGCCTTAATTTACCGGAAAACCGGATTGCGCCTACCATGCTGAACTTAGATGAAATTACCGTGCAAAAGTGCTTGCAAGGGTTAGACCAAACTGATTATCAAAAATCTTTGGAGCAGCAATATTCGCGGATGCAACTCGGCGATTTGGTGTTACTCGAAGGACCGGGAAATTTGGACGAAGGGAGTTTGTTTAATTTGTCCTTGCTACAAGTAGCAGAAGTCGTAAATGCATCTGTCCTGTTAGTAGCTCGTTATAAGTCGCTACTTTCCGTTGAACCATTAATCTCTGCCAAGCAGCTGATCGGCGATCGCTTGATTGGTGTTGTCATTAACGATATTCCTACAGAACATCTGTCCACCGCTAACACTACCATGCGCTCTTTTTTGGAACAACAAAGTATTCCCGTACTGGGTCTGTTGCCAAAAAGTGATTTATTACGCAGTGTGAGCGTACACGAACTGGCAAAGCAGTTAAACGCAGAAGTTTTGTGCTGTAGCGATCGCTTGGATTTAATGGTAGAAAGCCTTGCTATCGGCGCGATGAATGTCAATGCTGCCGTAAAGTATTTTAATATGCGCCGGAATATGGCAGTTGTGACAGGGGGCGATCGCGTGGAAATTCAACAAGCTGCTTTAGAAACTTCCACCCATTGCCTCATTCTTACCGGACAGCTACCACCTCCTTCCTTCATTCTCAGCCGCGCTGAAGAATTAGAAATCCCAATTTTATCCGTTGACTTGGATACCCTCACCACCGTGGAAATTATTAATCGCGCCTTTGGTAATGTGCGCCTTCACGAACCAATCAAAGTTCAGTGTATTCGCCATTTTATGGCAGAGCATTTTGACATCGATCGTTTGCTTTCCCTACTGGATTTTAATCCAGCAGCAGCACTACAGTAA
- a CDS encoding MAPEG family protein, protein MTIFLYSIAAAAVLIYVPFLVVGYGRMQVGYDISAPRAMFDKLPPLAQRATWAHQNSFEAFMIFTAAALMAYVTGVNSPIAAGAAVTFIVARLLYSAFYIFNVPILRSLMFVVGSLGSATLMAFSIMEVTNK, encoded by the coding sequence ATGACTATTTTTTTGTACTCTATTGCGGCAGCTGCCGTTCTCATTTACGTGCCATTTTTAGTGGTAGGTTATGGTCGCATGCAAGTTGGATATGATATATCCGCGCCTCGCGCTATGTTTGATAAACTACCACCACTAGCTCAAAGAGCAACTTGGGCGCACCAAAACTCGTTTGAAGCGTTTATGATTTTCACGGCAGCCGCATTAATGGCATACGTAACAGGTGTGAATTCTCCCATAGCAGCAGGCGCTGCTGTCACCTTTATTGTAGCTAGATTGCTATACTCAGCTTTTTATATTTTTAATGTTCCCATTTTGAGATCCCTTATGTTTGTCGTTGGCTCTCTTGGGTCTGCCACTCTCATGGCCTTCAGTATAATGGAAGTAACTAACAAATAA
- a CDS encoding YajQ family cyclic di-GMP-binding protein, which translates to MASTFSFDIVSDFDRQELVNAVDQTVREIKGRYDLKDTQTTVELGEDRITVNTDSEFTLEAIHGILRDKAAKRNLSQKIFDFGKVDSASGNRVRQEITLKKGISQENAKQISKLIRDEFKKIQASIQGDAVRVTAKSKDDLQAVIQRLREEDFPVALQFTNYR; encoded by the coding sequence ATGGCTTCTACCTTTTCCTTTGATATTGTCAGCGACTTTGACAGACAAGAATTGGTCAATGCAGTCGATCAAACTGTGCGCGAGATTAAAGGTCGTTACGACCTTAAAGATACTCAAACAACTGTTGAATTAGGAGAAGACAGGATTACCGTTAATACTGATAGTGAGTTTACGTTGGAAGCAATACACGGCATACTGCGAGATAAAGCTGCTAAACGCAATCTCTCACAAAAAATATTTGATTTTGGCAAAGTTGACTCTGCTAGTGGTAATCGCGTGCGTCAAGAAATTACCCTAAAAAAGGGCATCAGTCAGGAAAATGCCAAGCAAATTTCCAAGCTTATTCGTGATGAATTCAAAAAAATCCAAGCATCAATTCAAGGAGATGCTGTACGTGTTACAGCTAAAAGTAAAGATGATTTGCAAGCTGTGATTCAAAGGTTGCGGGAAGAAGATTTTCCCGTTGCTCTGCAATTTACAAATTATCGGTAG
- a CDS encoding tetratricopeptide repeat protein, with product MNSHSFLASGDQQNHLLPFALNINAPRQQEANGRDESAVGDGYLRSRALTMAQQGQYIAAIELLNQLIERHPLNAVDYNNRGLIYFQSGETEKAFCDYNTALELNPKLASAYNNRANYYAACGELEAALEDYDRALDLNPGHVRAWINRGITFRDLGQYEEAVEDFEAALLFGELEGHIIAERGRTYHLWGDWNCAIADYRRALTYLPSCGSKKGEPSFRLRLQVENWLDELLHPQYLRW from the coding sequence ATGAACAGTCACTCATTTTTAGCTTCTGGTGACCAGCAAAATCACCTCCTCCCATTTGCACTAAATATAAACGCACCACGACAGCAAGAGGCTAACGGTAGAGACGAATCCGCTGTAGGAGATGGCTACTTGCGCTCTCGTGCTCTGACAATGGCTCAACAAGGACAGTACATTGCAGCAATTGAGTTGTTGAATCAGTTGATCGAGCGCCATCCTCTGAATGCTGTTGATTACAACAACCGAGGGCTGATTTATTTTCAAAGTGGTGAAACGGAAAAAGCTTTTTGTGATTACAATACAGCGTTAGAACTCAATCCTAAATTGGCAAGTGCTTACAATAACCGAGCCAATTATTATGCCGCTTGTGGAGAATTAGAAGCAGCACTAGAGGATTACGATCGGGCGTTGGATTTAAATCCGGGTCATGTGAGAGCATGGATTAACCGAGGTATTACCTTCCGCGACTTGGGGCAATATGAAGAAGCAGTAGAAGATTTTGAGGCGGCTCTACTTTTTGGTGAATTAGAAGGACATATTATAGCAGAGAGAGGCAGAACATATCATCTCTGGGGCGATTGGAATTGCGCGATCGCTGATTACCGTCGAGCTTTAACTTATCTACCTTCTTGTGGTTCAAAAAAAGGAGAACCAAGCTTCCGCTTGCGCTTACAAGTTGAAAATTGGTTGGATGAGTTGTTGCACCCGCAGTACTTAAGATGGTAG
- a CDS encoding filamentous hemagglutinin N-terminal domain-containing protein, translating into MSKKSKHQEYLSFFTKVGTIGLSTYSLSTTCAPAQELKPVPDNTLGAESSTVTQIDSQTHRIEGGATRGANLFHSFSQFHIGEGQQVYFANPSGIENILSRVTGIDASKIFGKLGVEGNANLFIMNPNGIIFGKNASLDVGGSFVATTANAIKFGERGFFSASNPDHPPLLTVNPSAFLFNQINPAPIVVDRSVGTTPVTITTQDATEAIAPLSLTDLSYFSSVITPIELIVLSPVTKPPVAPPPSIAPPPKIPESNSTGLRAADGKSLLFIGGSIILDGGSLSAPGGRVELGGLAEAGTVGLNMNGDLLNLSFPKSVAQANVALSNFSSIDVRASNGGSIAINAQSLKISDSRLNAGIAQGLGTNYSQAGNLILNATDEIEISRSSISNAVESEAVGNSGSIFIKAKSLLLSNGTEVVASTFGKGDAGNIYIWVGDFISIVNPSPSSSLEDKTSAPSKVAIARLGDSTGIFSTVEKGAVGNAGDLEIYSRTLSLSDGAEIQSLTRGNGKAGNIRVNASDSVNLSGFSTKGFSSGLISSTEQGATGQGGDITVTTNALRISNGAVLSARTRSGKSGGNITVNIGTLKLTDGGQILTSSFSSGSAGNITINATDSVHISESDRTFDARRQQFGGETVDNDGSNSGLFARVRGEATANAGKVEVNARSIHLDNQGTISTETNSGEGGNITLTARDILLRNSSITATAGTAQADGNGGNININTETLVSLENSHITANAAKGRGGNISINTQGILLSPESDITASSEFGIDGVVEINTPEIDPNRGFTKLPQAPPPDTQVAQACEDDTDGQQSEFVITGRGGISPSPYQMLASDDVQVGWVSLSNPEINVVSTQKPRNTNQFKIQNSKFKSENISPSPSHIVEAQGWVVDRNGKVTLVAQPPKANPHGSWQNTASCHS; encoded by the coding sequence ATGTCCAAAAAAAGTAAGCATCAAGAGTACTTGAGCTTTTTTACAAAAGTGGGAACAATTGGCTTGTCTACGTACTCATTAAGTACAACTTGTGCTCCTGCTCAAGAACTCAAGCCCGTGCCAGATAATACCTTAGGTGCTGAAAGTTCTACAGTCACGCAGATCGACTCCCAAACCCATAGAATTGAAGGCGGAGCAACTCGCGGAGCCAATCTATTTCACAGCTTTTCACAATTTCATATTGGTGAAGGACAACAAGTCTACTTTGCTAACCCATCCGGTATTGAGAACATTTTGAGTCGAGTCACAGGGATTGACGCCTCCAAAATTTTTGGGAAGCTTGGTGTTGAAGGTAATGCCAACTTGTTTATTATGAATCCCAACGGAATTATTTTTGGTAAAAATGCCAGTTTAGATGTTGGAGGTTCATTTGTTGCAACAACTGCAAATGCCATTAAATTTGGCGAGCGCGGTTTTTTCAGTGCTTCCAATCCCGATCATCCGCCGTTACTTACAGTCAATCCATCAGCCTTTCTATTCAATCAAATAAATCCTGCACCAATAGTCGTCGATCGCTCAGTCGGAACGACACCAGTAACAATTACCACTCAGGATGCTACTGAAGCAATTGCACCACTATCATTAACAGATCTATCATATTTTTCTTCAGTCATAACACCAATAGAACTGATAGTACTATCACCAGTTACTAAACCACCCGTCGCACCACCACCATCCATAGCACCACCACCAAAGATACCTGAATCGAATTCAACTGGTTTGCGTGCTGCAGATGGTAAGAGTTTGTTATTCATTGGTGGGAGCATCATTTTGGATGGTGGATCTCTCAGTGCTCCTGGTGGAAGAGTCGAATTGGGTGGATTGGCAGAAGCAGGGACTGTAGGGTTAAATATGAACGGAGACCTGCTAAACTTAAGTTTTCCAAAAAGTGTAGCACAAGCTAATGTAGCCCTCAGCAATTTCTCTAGTATAGATGTCCGCGCTTCCAACGGCGGGAGTATCGCTATTAACGCGCAATCGCTCAAAATATCAGATAGCCGTCTCAATGCTGGTATTGCCCAAGGGTTGGGGACAAACTACAGCCAAGCTGGAAATCTTATACTCAATGCTACAGATGAGATCGAGATATCTAGAAGCTCCATCTCCAACGCGGTGGAATCTGAAGCAGTAGGCAATAGTGGTAGTATTTTTATCAAAGCGAAATCCCTGCTCCTCAGCAATGGTACTGAAGTCGTTGCCAGTACATTTGGAAAAGGAGATGCAGGAAATATCTATATTTGGGTAGGTGACTTTATATCGATTGTTAATCCCAGTCCTTCTTCATCTCTTGAAGACAAGACTTCAGCACCCAGTAAAGTCGCGATCGCAAGACTTGGGGATAGTACTGGCATCTTCAGCACGGTAGAAAAAGGCGCTGTTGGGAATGCAGGCGATCTTGAAATTTATTCGCGCACTCTTTCTTTGTCTGATGGAGCAGAGATTCAATCCCTAACTCGTGGAAATGGGAAAGCAGGTAATATTCGCGTCAATGCTTCAGACTCTGTGAATCTTTCCGGCTTTTCTACAAAAGGATTCTCCAGTGGGTTAATAAGTTCCACCGAACAAGGAGCAACCGGACAAGGCGGTGATATTACTGTAACTACAAATGCTTTACGTATATCCAATGGAGCAGTTCTCAGTGCGAGAACGAGGAGTGGAAAAAGTGGCGGTAATATCACTGTTAACATCGGTACTCTTAAGTTAACAGACGGCGGACAAATTTTAACCAGTAGTTTTAGTAGTGGCAGTGCAGGTAACATAACTATAAATGCCACGGATAGCGTCCATATTTCTGAAAGCGATCGTACTTTCGATGCTCGACGCCAACAATTTGGTGGTGAGACAGTTGATAACGATGGTTCTAACAGTGGTTTATTTGCCCGTGTTCGAGGTGAAGCAACTGCAAATGCAGGCAAAGTAGAAGTGAATGCTCGCTCTATCCATCTTGATAATCAAGGTACTATCTCAACGGAAACAAACTCAGGTGAAGGTGGAAACATCACTCTCACAGCCAGAGATATTTTATTACGTAATAGCAGCATAACTGCCACTGCTGGCACTGCCCAAGCTGATGGGAATGGAGGCAATATAAATATTAACACAGAGACCTTAGTTTCTTTAGAGAACAGTCATATTACTGCCAATGCGGCTAAAGGGAGAGGAGGTAATATAAGCATCAATACTCAGGGAATCTTGCTATCTCCTGAGAGTGACATTACCGCCAGTTCTGAATTTGGTATAGATGGTGTCGTTGAAATTAATACTCCTGAAATTGACCCTAATCGTGGGTTCACCAAGTTACCACAAGCTCCACCACCAGATACTCAAGTAGCCCAAGCTTGTGAGGATGATACAGATGGACAGCAGAGTGAATTTGTGATTACCGGACGTGGAGGAATTTCACCCAGCCCTTATCAGATGTTGGCATCTGATGATGTGCAGGTGGGGTGGGTGTCACTTTCAAACCCAGAGATAAATGTAGTTTCTACTCAAAAACCCAGGAATACTAATCAATTTAAAATTCAAAATTCAAAGTTCAAAAGTGAAAATATCTCCCCGTCACCCAGTCACATTGTGGAAGCGCAAGGATGGGTTGTCGATCGGAATGGTAAAGTCACTCTCGTTGCTCAACCACCCAAGGCAAATCCTCATGGTTCATGGCAAAACACTGCTTCTTGTCACTCTTAG